One window of the Oligoflexus sp. genome contains the following:
- a CDS encoding TlpA disulfide reductase family protein — METQKNNSKSWPISVFAVVVLIGSYFAIQRWFSDLDDKLVEYERFEIAPAFELPLQKLVKPDSLAGKKNVTLADLKGQTVLLHFWASWCAPCREEKPILAELVKKHQDGSMIVIGVSSYETEAALRGSGMLEDTPFTVLLDEEGTTAVTYKVRAIPQSVLIDGEGRVRYRVKGQLNEQEIAALDDMLKTMRTEKKASTADLHPQSKTSTAAATL, encoded by the coding sequence GTGGAAACGCAGAAGAACAACAGTAAGTCCTGGCCCATTTCCGTCTTCGCCGTTGTGGTGCTGATCGGATCCTATTTTGCCATCCAGCGCTGGTTCAGTGATCTGGATGACAAGCTGGTCGAGTACGAGCGTTTTGAAATCGCTCCTGCCTTCGAGCTGCCCCTGCAGAAGCTGGTGAAGCCTGATTCGCTGGCCGGGAAAAAGAACGTGACGCTGGCTGACCTGAAGGGCCAAACGGTCCTTCTGCATTTCTGGGCCAGCTGGTGCGCGCCGTGTCGCGAAGAAAAACCGATCCTGGCGGAGCTTGTCAAGAAGCATCAGGACGGGTCGATGATCGTGATCGGTGTGTCGAGCTATGAAACCGAGGCCGCGCTGCGCGGTTCGGGAATGCTGGAGGATACGCCGTTCACCGTGCTTTTGGACGAGGAAGGCACGACGGCTGTCACGTATAAAGTCCGCGCCATTCCCCAAAGTGTCCTGATTGATGGGGAAGGACGTGTGCGCTACCGGGTCAAGGGTCAGCTGAATGAGCAGGAAATTGCCGCCCTGGATGATATGCTGAAGACCATGCGAACCGAAAAGAAAGCGTCGACGGCTGACCTGCACCCGCAAAGCAAGACCTCGACGGCAGCCGCCACCCTTTAG